CTGGTTGGTAGGGCGGGTTTATCCCGGTAATCGATTTTTCGGTCGCCCAGGGCCCAGTAATATTGCCAGTTTGCTGCCGCCCGTTGTGGTCTCCATCCAGATTTTACAGACGCTGGTCAGGGGAACGGAGAGCAACATCCCCACCGGGCCGAGCAACCAGCCCCAGATCAGTAAAGAAAGGAACACCACCAGCGTCGACATGCCCAGGCGATGCCCCATCATGCGCGGTTCAACCATGTTGCCCAATACCATATGGACCACCAGGAACAGCGCCCCCACCAGCACACACTCATAAACGCCGTTGAAAAGCAGCGCCTGAACCATCGGTGGAACGGCGGAAATCACCGAGCCAATATTGGGTACATAGTTCAGCAGGAACGCCAGCACTCCCCACATCAGGGCAAACTGAATGTTCATCAGTTCCAGCCCCAACCAGACAATGACCCCGGTCCACAGGCTGAGCAGCGTTTTTAACGCCAGATAGTGAGAGACCCCCTTCAGCGCCCTGTGCAGTCCGGCGATGTGGATTTGCGGATTGTGCAGTGCAAAACGCATTTTGTAGGGCACATGGCGGACCTCAAACAACATAAAGACAACCGTCATCACCAACAACACAACGCTGGCCATCGCCCCCGAGAGGCCGGTCATCAGCGTGGTGGTGAAGGTGACAATTTTCTCCGAATCCATGCGTTGCAACATGCGCTCTGGCGACATATGCAGATTCAGAAATGGCATCATATCTTGCAGATACAAAAGCTTACGTGTCAGCTCCTTGTTGTATTTCGGCAGCATGGCAATAAATTCATTCACCGAGGCCGCCAGCACGCCAATCAGCGCGGTGAGCACGAACAGCATCACGACCATCACAATGGTGATCGCCACCGGGCGTTTCACTCCCCGCCGGATAAACCAGGTGACCAGTGGATTGAGGACAATGGCGAAAAAGAGCGCCAGTAATAGTTGCACAATGATATCTGCGGCGGCGTGGATCCCGGCGAGAATGACGACCAGCGAGGCCAGTTTGAGCAGAATATGTAGACCGGCTTTGTCGGGTTGAGGGGTTGTCATGTTTACATCCTTTTTTGATTTTCATTAAGTGTAGCGGCTCGCTGGCTGCCGATATTCCTAATCTGGCTGCTGATTTTCCCGGCGTGGCGTGGTAGAAATGAAACATTGTTGTAAAAACGTGGTGATCCCCATGCCCGAACCCGTCGCTGAACCGGCGCTTACTGGATTGCGCCTCAATCTGCGCATTGTTTCTGTTGTGATGTTCAACTGTGCCAGCTACCTGACCATCGGCCTGCCGCTCGCGGTTTTGCCTGGCTATGTGCATGATGTTATGGGGTTTAGCGCCTTCTGGGCGGGGCTGGTCATCAGCCTGCAATACTTCGCGACTTTGCTCAGTCGCCCTCATGCCGGACGCTATGCTGATCTGCTCGGGCCAAAAAAGATTGTGGTTTTTGGCCTGTGCGGCTGTTTTCTCAGCGGGGCGGGCTATTTTCTGGCAGGAAGCGCCAGTAGCTGGCCGGTTGTCAGTTTGCTGCTGCTGTGTCTGGGCCGCGTGATTCTGGGGATTGGACAGAGTTTCGCCGGGACCGGCTCGACGCTATGGGGTGTTGGCGTGGTGGGCTCGTTGCACATCGGGCGGGTGATTTCCTGGAACGGTATTGTGACTTACGGGGCGATGGCGGTCGGCGCGCCGCTCGGCGTGCTGTTTTACCGTTGGGGCGGACTACAGGGATTAGCGCTGATTATCATGGGTATCGCGCTGCTGGCCATTTTGTTAGCGATTCCGCGCCCTGCGGTGAAAGCGAGCAAAGGGAAGCCTTTGCCGTTTCGCGCGGTGCTTGGACGCGTCTGGCTATACGGAATGGCCCTGGCGCTGGCCTCGGCGGGTTTCGGGGTGATAGCCACCTTTATCACGCTGTTCTATGACGCCAAAGGCTGGGATGGCGCGGCATTCGCGCTCACCCTGTTTAGCTGTGCGTTTGTCGGAACGCGTTTGCTGTTTCCCAACGGCATCAATCGCCTGGGCGGTCTGAATGTGGCGATGATCTGCTTTAGCGTCGAGATAGTCGGACTGCTGCTTGTGGGAGTGGCGATGATGCCGTGGATGGCAAAAATCGGTGTGCTGCTGACAGGAATGGGTTTTTCGCTGGTCTTCCCGGCGCTTGGCGTGGTGGCGGTCAAAGCGGTGCCGCAGCAGAATCAGGGCTCGGCGCTGGCGACGTATACGGTGTTTATGGATCTGTCGCTGGGGGTGACGGGACCGTTGGCTGGGCTGGTGATGACCTGGGCTGGCGTGCCGGTCATTTACCTGGCGGCGGCAGGGCTGGTGGCGGTTGCGTTGCTGCTAACCTGGCGGTTAAAAAAACGGCCTCTGCAGGAATCGCCAGAGGCCGTCTCGTCGTCCTGATGGTTACTGAATAACCAGCGTATTGATGATGTTTTCAGCGGCCGTCTGCGCTTTCTGCTGGTCGTCCGCTGGCAGCGTAATTTGCAGAGTCAGCAGTTGGTTATCGACTTTTCCCAGCACCACAGAAGAGTAAGCGGTCTGGCCTTTCGCCGAGATGATGCTGTCTAACTGTTGCAGCGTGTGACCTTTCAGCTCGATGGATTTGTTGGTCACCACCTGCAACTGCGGGTCACGGCTGCGCTGCTGATCTTCAAGGCGTTTTGCCAGCACGGACAGCTCTTCGTTGGTGTTATCACCGACGATGACAATCACCGCTTTCTGGCCGGTCGCGTCAGAGTAGACGTGCATATTGTTGGCCTGCGTACCCAGCTTGCCACTCTGGTCCGTCATATCTGCCGGCAGTGAGAAACTCAGTTTGCCATCCAGCAGAGAAACCGGCTGACCGGTTGCGTTGCTTTCTGCCGCCGTGCCTTCTGCCGGCGCTTTTGTATCACTATTATCACAGGCCGCCAGCCCCATAACCAGCAGGCCAATACCGACATATTTAACCAGATTACGCATTGACTTCTTCCTTTCGATAAACGGCCATAACGGCGCATCCGTTCATCTTATCACAACCCGGAAAAGGAACCTTTAGCTCAACTTGTCTGCATCGCCGGGATTTCAGATTTATCTGCCAGTTTTTTCAGCAACATATTCAGCAATACGCCATACATCGGCAGGAAGAACAGGATGCTGATCAGCACTTTGAAACAGTAATCGACGATGGCGATTTCCATCCAGTGCTCGGCCATGAAGGCATCCGGACTGCGCCAGAAGGCAATGAAGAAAAAGGCAAGGGTATCGCTGACGTTGCCAAACAGCGTTGAGGCGGTCGGGGCCATCCACCAGCGGCGGTTCTGTCGCAGGCCGTTAAAGACATGCACATCGAGAATTTGTCCCAGTGCGTAGGCCATAAAGCTGGCGACTGCGATACGGGCGACAAACAGATTGAAGTGCATCAGTGCCCCGAATCCCTGCCAGGATCCCATATAGAACAGCGACGAAATCACATAAGAGATCAGCAACGCTGGCATCATCACCGCAAAGATAATTCGACGGGCCAATGGCGCGCCAAAAATGCGCACGGTCAGATCGGTAGCGAGGAAAATAAACGGAAAGCTAAACGCACCCCATGTGGTATGGAAACCAAAAATGGAGACCGGGAGCTGGACCAGATAGTTACTGGAGGTGATCACCAGCAGATGGAATAGCGATAGCCAGAACAACGCTTTTACGCGCTGCGATTGTGTGAACGGAGCCATATTGTACCTTTTTAATTGATGATTGGGGTGAGGGAACCCAATTCGTGCCAGATGCTATTTTACTTGCCATTTTGCTCTCGGGCAGTGCTCGCGCTCCTCACGTACGACGTGTACGCTCCGGGCGCTGTGCGCTGACCTTAAACAAACTGATGGCGCCTATAACGCGTCTTCCTTTTTTCAGGCCGCCGCATAATACTGCTTTGCGGTGGCATTGCAATGGCTATTTTTCACGCAATCGTTAACCTGATTGGCTTACTTCCGAACTGAGCGTAAACTACAGCCGTTTTTTTAGTGAATGAGACCACGATGAGCGATCTGTTTTCCTCTCCCGACCATACTCTTGATGCCCAGGGGCTCCGCTGCCCGGAACCGGTGATGATGGTGCGTAAAACCGTACGTAACATGCAGACCGGCGAAACGCTGCTGATTGTGGCGGACGATCCGGCGACCACCCGCGACATTCCCGGCTTCTGTACGTTTATGGAGCATGAGCTGGTGGCAAAAGAGACCGACTCCCTGCCGTACCGCTATCTGGTGCGTAAAGGCCAGTGATCTTGTTATGCCGGATAAGCGTTAGCGCCATCCGGCAAAAACACGTTACCCTTTACGTAACAACCGCAGCGCGTTAGCGGTAACCAGCACCGTTGCCCCGGTATCCGCCAGCACCGCCAGCCACAGACCGGTCATTCCGAGCAGCGTGGTGACAAGAAATATCCCCTTCAGTCCCAGCGCAATGGTGATGTTCTGACGGATATTGGCGTGGGTCGCACGCGCCAGTTGGATCATCTGCACCAGCCCGGTAAGGCGGTTATGCGTCAGTGCGGCGTCCGCCGTTTCCAGCGCCACATCGGTGCCGCTACCCATCGCGATCCCGATAGCGGCGGCCTTCATCGCCGGCGCATCGTTAATGCCATCCCCCACCATTGCCAGCGGCGACTGTTGATTGAGCGTGGTGACCGCCTTCACTTTATCTTCCGGTAGCAGCCCGGCGTTATACGTCAGACCCAGCTCGCCAGCAATGGCGGCTGCCGCGCGCGGGTTATCGCCAGTCAGGATCACGCCGTTCACGCCCAGCGCATTCAGTTCGCGGATGGCGGAACGGGCATCGTCGCGTAGCGTATCCTGCAGGGCGATGACGCCGATCACGGTCTCATTGCGCAGGACCAGAACGACCGTCTGCCCGGCGCTTTCAAGCTGGTTAATCTCTCCGGCAAAGGCGTCGGCAGGACGTTTCCCGGCAGCGCAAATCAGAACGCTTTCGCCATTCACCTGCGCTTCAATCCCTGACCCTACCAGCGCCCGTTGCCCCTCGGCGGATGGGATCGTCAGCCCTGCGGTTTGTGCTTCGCGCACAATGGCCTGCGCCAGTGGATGCGTTGCGCCTTGCTCGACAGCCGCTGCCAGCGCCAGCAGTTCAGACTCACTGACGCCGGTGGCCGGATGAATTGCCGTGACGCGCGGTTTCCCGACGGTCAACGTCCCGGTTTTATCAAAGGCGACCTGGGTGATACGGCCCAACTGTTCCAGCGCCGCGCCGCCTTTAATCAATGCCCCGCGACGAGCTGCTGCCGCCAGTCCAGAAGTGATGGCTGCCGGTGTAGAGATGACCAGCGCACACGGACAGCCGATTAGCAGCAGCGTTAACCCTTTATAAATCCACTCCTGCCAGGATCCCGCGAACAGCAGCGGCGGGACGAGCGTCACCAGCAGGGCGATGGCCATAATCGCCGGCGTATAAATTCGGCTGAAGCGGTCGATAAAACGCTCGATTGGCGCACGACGCTCCTCGGCCTCTTCGATTAACTTCAGAATGCGGTCAATCGCGCTGGCACCCGGTTCAGAGAGCACTTCCAGCGTGACGAGACGGTCCACGCTGGTCGCCCCCGCCGGGACTTTTTCACCGGTGGCGCGTTCCACCGGGATCGATTCTCCCGTCAACGCACTCTCATCAAAACTGGCAAAACCAGAGACCAGTTTACCGTCGGCAGGGAGACGTCCCCCGGCAGCGACTTCAATGATGTCGCCCGGTTGCAGCGTGTTGATCGCCACCTCTTCGCGTACGCCGTC
The sequence above is drawn from the Citrobacter amalonaticus genome and encodes:
- a CDS encoding AI-2E family transporter, coding for MTTPQPDKAGLHILLKLASLVVILAGIHAAADIIVQLLLALFFAIVLNPLVTWFIRRGVKRPVAITIVMVVMLFVLTALIGVLAASVNEFIAMLPKYNKELTRKLLYLQDMMPFLNLHMSPERMLQRMDSEKIVTFTTTLMTGLSGAMASVVLLVMTVVFMLFEVRHVPYKMRFALHNPQIHIAGLHRALKGVSHYLALKTLLSLWTGVIVWLGLELMNIQFALMWGVLAFLLNYVPNIGSVISAVPPMVQALLFNGVYECVLVGALFLVVHMVLGNMVEPRMMGHRLGMSTLVVFLSLLIWGWLLGPVGMLLSVPLTSVCKIWMETTTGGSKLAILLGPGRPKNRLPG
- a CDS encoding MFS transporter; this encodes MKHCCKNVVIPMPEPVAEPALTGLRLNLRIVSVVMFNCASYLTIGLPLAVLPGYVHDVMGFSAFWAGLVISLQYFATLLSRPHAGRYADLLGPKKIVVFGLCGCFLSGAGYFLAGSASSWPVVSLLLLCLGRVILGIGQSFAGTGSTLWGVGVVGSLHIGRVISWNGIVTYGAMAVGAPLGVLFYRWGGLQGLALIIMGIALLAILLAIPRPAVKASKGKPLPFRAVLGRVWLYGMALALASAGFGVIATFITLFYDAKGWDGAAFALTLFSCAFVGTRLLFPNGINRLGGLNVAMICFSVEIVGLLLVGVAMMPWMAKIGVLLTGMGFSLVFPALGVVAVKAVPQQNQGSALATYTVFMDLSLGVTGPLAGLVMTWAGVPVIYLAAAGLVAVALLLTWRLKKRPLQESPEAVSSS
- a CDS encoding DcrB family lipoprotein; this encodes MRNLVKYVGIGLLVMGLAACDNSDTKAPAEGTAAESNATGQPVSLLDGKLSFSLPADMTDQSGKLGTQANNMHVYSDATGQKAVIVIVGDNTNEELSVLAKRLEDQQRSRDPQLQVVTNKSIELKGHTLQQLDSIISAKGQTAYSSVVLGKVDNQLLTLQITLPADDQQKAQTAAENIINTLVIQ
- a CDS encoding 7-cyano-7-deazaguanine/7-aminomethyl-7-deazaguanine transporter; the protein is MAPFTQSQRVKALFWLSLFHLLVITSSNYLVQLPVSIFGFHTTWGAFSFPFIFLATDLTVRIFGAPLARRIIFAVMMPALLISYVISSLFYMGSWQGFGALMHFNLFVARIAVASFMAYALGQILDVHVFNGLRQNRRWWMAPTASTLFGNVSDTLAFFFIAFWRSPDAFMAEHWMEIAIVDYCFKVLISILFFLPMYGVLLNMLLKKLADKSEIPAMQTS
- the tusA gene encoding sulfurtransferase TusA; translated protein: MSDLFSSPDHTLDAQGLRCPEPVMMVRKTVRNMQTGETLLIVADDPATTRDIPGFCTFMEHELVAKETDSLPYRYLVRKGQ
- the zntA gene encoding Zn(II)/Cd(II)/Pb(II) translocating P-type ATPase ZntA, producing the protein MSIPAHNGKKAPQFSSFKPAPTPQKPDDCCCEGACSAPEPVVETVKGTRYSWKVSGMDCAACARKVENAVRQVSGVNQVQVLFATEKLVVDSNGDLRQQIEHAVQKAGYTLRDEQAKEETPESRFKENLPLLTLLVMMALSWGLEQFNHPFGQLAFIATTLVGLFPIARQALRLIKTGSWFAIETLMSVAAIGALFIGATAEAAMVLLLFLIGERLEGWAASRARKGVSALMALKPETATRLRDGVREEVAINTLQPGDIIEVAAGGRLPADGKLVSGFASFDESALTGESIPVERATGEKVPAGATSVDRLVTLEVLSEPGASAIDRILKLIEEAEERRAPIERFIDRFSRIYTPAIMAIALLVTLVPPLLFAGSWQEWIYKGLTLLLIGCPCALVISTPAAITSGLAAAARRGALIKGGAALEQLGRITQVAFDKTGTLTVGKPRVTAIHPATGVSESELLALAAAVEQGATHPLAQAIVREAQTAGLTIPSAEGQRALVGSGIEAQVNGESVLICAAGKRPADAFAGEINQLESAGQTVVLVLRNETVIGVIALQDTLRDDARSAIRELNALGVNGVILTGDNPRAAAAIAGELGLTYNAGLLPEDKVKAVTTLNQQSPLAMVGDGINDAPAMKAAAIGIAMGSGTDVALETADAALTHNRLTGLVQMIQLARATHANIRQNITIALGLKGIFLVTTLLGMTGLWLAVLADTGATVLVTANALRLLRKG